The genomic stretch GCCCGGCCCCTCGTCTGAAATGGCAATAATCAATTCATTTGCCTCCCGATGAGCCTGGATGGTCAATGTTGAACCATCGGGCGCGAACTTGGCGGCGTTTTCCAGCACATTGACCAGCGCCTGCTCAATGAGCGCCGGGTGGACAAAAAGCAGCGGGAGATCCTGTTCTACATTCCGCTCGACCCGAACTTTCGACATCAGGTTTCTGGTGCGCCTGAGCGCGGAAGCGAGAATATCCGTGAAAGCGATCCAGTCCCTTTCGATCTTGAGCGTACCGTGGCCGAGTTTCGTCATATCCAGCAAATTACGGATGTATCTGTCCAACCGTTCGCCTTCGCCGAGCACGGAATCGAAAAGACTTTCACGGTCTTCGTCCGAAAGCTTGTTGAACATCGATTTCAGTGTACTTGCAGAGCCAATCATGGAAGATAGAGGGGTGCGCAGGTCGTGGGAGATGGAGGAAAGCAGGGCGGATCGCAGACGTTCGGTCTCCTCGGCAACCCGCGATGCAGAAAGGTTGGCTGCCAACTGGGTCCTGAACCATGCGAGCCCCAACTGATGCACATAGATACCGACTGCAAGGCCCCGATAATACTCCGCAGACATGTCATCCACCCGAAGCCCCAGAACACCGTACACCTGATTGTCCGCCTCAATCGGCTCAAACCGCCAGGGAAGGCTGTTCAGGGTGTCCGAGAAGGCACCACTGGGCCTGGCATTTCTGAGGGCCCAGTCGATCGCTGAGTACGCCGCCTCATTCAGGGTCTGTGCCGGTCCTCCCCGGGTAATGACTTCGAGGTCGCCATTGTCCGGGCTGTTCTGGGCGATGATAAGAGGCATCCGGAACTGATCGTACATGGCCTCCACCGCCTCATTCTGAACCGAGGTGATATCCGGAGCGGACGCCAATCGCCGGGTAAAGGCCAGTTGGGCATCCGTCTGGTCGTTGGATACGCGAAGCATGTGGATCTGGCCTCGCAGCCGGCCTGCGAGATTGCCGCCGATGACCGCAATAATCAGGAAGAAAACCACCGTCAGGACCTCATCAGTCTCCGTCATATTGAAGGTCAGGCGCGGCTCGGTGAAAAAGAAGTTGTAGGTCAGGAAACTGAGCAGCGCCGTGAACAGCGCTGGGCGTATACCGGTCCTCGCGGCGACCCACAAAACAGCGGTCAGAAAGATCAGGGACAGGTTGCCCAGCGGCAGCAGTTGCACAAGAACCTTGGAAAGGAGCGTCGCGACACCAACACTGGCAACCGCCCAGACATAGTCTGTGAGTTTGCCTCCCCGGGGTGCGGTTTCGATGATTTGCCGCCGCTGTTTCCGTGGAACCGGAATGAAGGTCACTTCAAACGCGTCCGCCTTTTTCAGCAGATGGCGGCTGGTGGACTTTCGGAAGTGCCACCAGCGGTTATGGGAGCGCCCCAGAACCAATGTGGTCACGTTCTGGTCTTTCGCGAAGGCGAGAATCTCCTCGGCGACGTCGTAGCCGCGAAGTGTTTTTACCTCGGCGCCCAGCCTGGTCGCGAGTTCAAATACCCGTTCAAGGCGTTGCCGCTCTGCCGGACCTGCCCGACCGTTGTCGACGGTGACAACAGTCCAGGGTGCTTTGCGTCGTTCAGCCAACCGCCTTCCGGCTCTCACCAGGGTTTCTCCCTGGCCTGAGCCATCCACGGCCACAAGCATTTTCGACCGGATGTGCCAGGGCCCCTCTATGCCCCGGGACTGCATGGTTTCACGCACATCCGAGTCGAGCCGCTCGGCGATGGCCTGAACCGCCATTTCCCGGAGGGCTGACAGGTTCGAGGGCGAGAAGTACCCCTCCATCGCCGCCCGGGCCTGTTCAGGTACGTAGACCTTGCCCTGCTTCAGGCGTTCGAGCAGTTCCGAAGGTGTGAGGTCTACCAGTACAATGTCTCTGGCCCGCTCCAGGATCGAATCGGGTACGGTTTCCCGCATCCGGACGCCGGTGATGCTGGCCACCACATCCGAAAGACTTTCGAGATGCTGGATATTAATGGCAGTCCAGACCGTTATGCCCTGGTCCAGCAGCTCTTCGATGTCCTGATAACGCCGGGGGTGACGGGAACCCGGAATATTCCGGTGAGCCAGCTCATCCAGCAGCAGAACGTCCGGTTTTCGGGTGAGGGCAGCATCCAGATCAAATTCCCGAAACTGTTTGCCGGCATACTCGATTTCCTTTGCCGGAAGCTGCTCAAGGCCCTCACACAGGGCCAGGGTTTCGGCGCGTCCGTGGGTTTCAGCGACGCCAACGACCACATCAACACCCTGGCGCTTCAGCTCATGGGCAGCCTGAAGCATCTGATAGGTTTTGCCGACGCCCGGCGCCGCACCCAGAAAAATTTTCAGCCCGCCGGCCGAATCGCGCTGCTGAGTCTTCAGCAGCGCGTCGGGGTTGGGGCGATTGAGATCGCCATTAGTCAATCGGAAATCTCCTTGCCATCCAGCGCCAGATTGATTTTCAGCACGTTAACCCGGGGCTGGCCGAAAACGCCAAACGTTGGGCCTTCGGTGACCTGTTTGATCAGGTCATGTACTTCGGACACGGGGATGTCCCGTGCGGCCGCCACCCGCTCGGCCTGCAAAAGAGCCGACTCAGGTGAAATGTGCGGATCAATGCCGGAACCAGAAGCCGCCAGCAAATCGACCGGAATCGAGTCGGGCGACACGCCTTCCCTTGACGCAATTGCTTCGGAATCCTCTGCCACGCGGGCTCTGAGATCGGGATTGCTGGGCGCGTAGTTGGAACCGCTCACGGAAAACGGATCATAGCCTGCGGCTGATGGCCTGCCATGAAAGTATTCCGGGGCTGTGAACCGTTGTCCAACCAGTTCTGAGCCCACCACTTTGCCGTCTATCTCGATCAGACTGCCAGTGGCCTGATGGGGGAAAAGTACACCGCCTACGGTCGTGATAACCAGAGGATACAGTCCGCCGCAAATAAGGATGAACACTATGGCAGCCCTCGCAGCGGCCAGCCAGGAGGCCGACCGGGTTGCACTTACAGTATTTGAATCAGCCATCTTTCTATCTCCTTAGATTACCACGGTGAGCATGACATCCAGCGCCTTGATGGCGACGAAGGGGAGCAATAGCCCACCTAATCCGAAAATCAGAAGGTTACGTCGCAGCAGCTGGGTCGCGCTGGCCGGTTTGAACTGAACGCCTTTGAGGGCGAACGGAATCAGGGCCGGTATGATCAGGGCGTTGAAAATCGTCGCTGCCAGCACCGCACTCATCGGGTTCGAGAGGTTCAGAATGTTCAGCGCATCCAGCGCCGGCAGGCTTGTTACGAACAGCGCCGGCAGGATGGCGAAATACTTGGCCACGTCGTTGGCGAGGGAGAAGGTGGTCAGCGAGCCCCGGGTAATCAGAAGCTGCTTGCCGATCTCCACCACCTGCAGCAGTTTGCCCGGGTCGGAATCCAGGTCCACCATGTTGCCGGCTTCCCGCGCCGCCTGGGTGCCGGAATTCATGGCCAGCCCCAGGTCGGCCTGGGCCAGGGCCGGGGCATCGTTGGTGCCGTCACCCATCATCGCCACCATACGGCCTTCCGCCTGTTCCTTGCGGATGATGTCCAGTTTCTGTTCAGGGGTGGCCTCGGCTATGAAGTCGTCAACGCCGGCCTCGGCGGCAATGGCAGCAGCTGTCACCGGGTTGTCACCGGTGATCATCACCGTTTTAACCCCCATTTCCCGCAGTTTGGCGAACCGCTCCTTGATACCGGATTTGATCACATCCGACAGGGCGATAACGCCGAGAACGCGATTGCCTTCAGCCACCACCAGCGGAGTTGCACCGTTCTTGGCAACCCGATCGACCAGGCGGTCGGTTTCCTGCGGATAGTTGCCGCCATTCGCGATGACAAATTTGCGAATAGCATCGGTTGCGCCTTTGCGAAGTATCCGGCCATCGGGCAAATCCACACCGGAAATGCGGGTGTTGGCGGAGAACTCGATAAACTCTGTGCCTTCAGAGGCTTCAACCTTGGATCCCTTGTCCCGGGCCAGGGCGACCACAGATTTACCCTCTGGGGTGGGGTCCGCCAGTGAAGTCAGCAATGCCGCATCCCTCAATGTGCCAGGCGCCACGCCCTGAACGGTTTCAAAGGCGGTGGCCTTGCGATCACCCAGTGTGATGGTCCCGGTTTTGTCCAGCAGCAGGGTGTCGATGGAACCGGCTACCTCAACCGCCTTACCGGATTTGGCAATCACATTCGCCCGCATGGCGCGGTCCATGCCAGCAATACCGATGGCCGGGAGCAGGCCGCCGATGGTGGTGGGAATCAGGCAGACAAGCAGCGCAACCAGTACCGAGAAGGAGGGCGTGGCGCCGACAAATCCGCCAAAGGGCACCAGCGACACCACCACGATCAGGAACACAAGGGTCATGGCCGCCAGCAGAACCGAGAGTGCCAGTTCATTCGGGGTCTTCTGACGTTTTGCGCCTTCTACCAGGGCGATCATGCGATCCAGCAATGAGTTACCGGGATCCACCGTCACCTCAACCACGATCTCATCAGAGAGCACCTTGGTGCCGGCGCTGACGCCACTGTTGTCGGTGCGGGCCTCCCGCAGCACCGGAGCGGATTCACCCGTCACCGCGGATTCGTTGATGGTCGCGGCGCCGGTGACAATTTCACCGTCGGCAGGGATCAGCTCGTTGGGTTTCACCAGCACGCGGTCGCCACGGCGCAGGTCTGTCGCCGCGACTTCCTTATGCTGCTCACCATCCAACTTGCGGGCTTTCAGATCCTTCCTGGTCGCCCGGAGTGCGCCAGCCTGGGCCTTGCCACGAGCCTCAGCCACGGATTCCGCTCCGTTAGCGAACAGCACCGTGAACAGCAGGATCGCGCAGATGGCGAAATCAAGCCCGGCTGGTGCTCCCTGGGCCAGATGGGTTGCGCCCAGCAGGAAGGTAATCAGCGTGCCGACACCGACAACCATCATCACTGGATTGCGGGCCAGGTCTTTTGGCGACAGACGCTTGATTGACTGGCCTATAACGCTGCCCAGATCAAGCGAGTCTGTCATTTTAGGGGTTTTCTTGGACATCATCGTTCTCCAATCAGGACATCAGAGCCAGGGCTTCAGCAATCGGGCCTAGAATCAGCACCGGCATAAAGCTCAGCAGGGTAAACATCACAATCACCGCCAGGGTCATCAGCCCGAAGGTGGGCGTGTCGATGCTCGGGCTACCGCGACCTTCCGGAGCAGACCGTTTGGCCGCAAGCGAGGCGGCAACCGCCAGAGGCGCCAGAATCGGAATGAAACGGCCAAGGGCCAGGTTGACGGCACAGGTAACGTTCCACCAGACAGTGCTGTCGCCCAGGCCTTCAAAGCCGGAACCATTATTGGCAAAGGCCGAGGCGTACTCGTAAATCACCTGGCTGATGCCGTGGAAACCCGGGTTGGAATTTCCGGTCAGAGCGGGGAAAGCCACGGTGATGGCGCTAAAGCCCAGAATAAGCAGCGGCTGAATCAAGAGGGCGATACACACCAGCTTCATTTCCCGGGTTTCCAGGGCCTTGCCCGCAATTTCCGGTGCTCGCCCGATCATCAGGGAGCCGAGGAACGCAGCCAACAGCAGGAACAGCAGGTAACCAATCAGCCCTACGCCAATACCGCCGAAGGTAACGTTGATGAACATGTCGATCATCGGAATCATGCCGCCAATCGGGTTAAAGCTGTCGTGCATGCCGTTTACCGAGCCATTGGAAGTTTGCGTGGTCCA from Marinobacter subterrani encodes the following:
- a CDS encoding sensor histidine kinase, which produces MTNGDLNRPNPDALLKTQQRDSAGGLKIFLGAAPGVGKTYQMLQAAHELKRQGVDVVVGVAETHGRAETLALCEGLEQLPAKEIEYAGKQFREFDLDAALTRKPDVLLLDELAHRNIPGSRHPRRYQDIEELLDQGITVWTAINIQHLESLSDVVASITGVRMRETVPDSILERARDIVLVDLTPSELLERLKQGKVYVPEQARAAMEGYFSPSNLSALREMAVQAIAERLDSDVRETMQSRGIEGPWHIRSKMLVAVDGSGQGETLVRAGRRLAERRKAPWTVVTVDNGRAGPAERQRLERVFELATRLGAEVKTLRGYDVAEEILAFAKDQNVTTLVLGRSHNRWWHFRKSTSRHLLKKADAFEVTFIPVPRKQRRQIIETAPRGGKLTDYVWAVASVGVATLLSKVLVQLLPLGNLSLIFLTAVLWVAARTGIRPALFTALLSFLTYNFFFTEPRLTFNMTETDEVLTVVFFLIIAVIGGNLAGRLRGQIHMLRVSNDQTDAQLAFTRRLASAPDITSVQNEAVEAMYDQFRMPLIIAQNSPDNGDLEVITRGGPAQTLNEAAYSAIDWALRNARPSGAFSDTLNSLPWRFEPIEADNQVYGVLGLRVDDMSAEYYRGLAVGIYVHQLGLAWFRTQLAANLSASRVAEETERLRSALLSSISHDLRTPLSSMIGSASTLKSMFNKLSDEDRESLFDSVLGEGERLDRYIRNLLDMTKLGHGTLKIERDWIAFTDILASALRRTRNLMSKVRVERNVEQDLPLLFVHPALIEQALVNVLENAAKFAPDGSTLTIQAHREANELIIAISDEGPGIPEDQREQVFDMFFTGGEGDRGPHGSGLGLAICHGMVAAHGGRIRALAGPNGSGATIEMVLPLIESPEQESNRESSE
- the kdpC gene encoding potassium-transporting ATPase subunit KdpC, which codes for MADSNTVSATRSASWLAAARAAIVFILICGGLYPLVITTVGGVLFPHQATGSLIEIDGKVVGSELVGQRFTAPEYFHGRPSAAGYDPFSVSGSNYAPSNPDLRARVAEDSEAIASREGVSPDSIPVDLLAASGSGIDPHISPESALLQAERVAAARDIPVSEVHDLIKQVTEGPTFGVFGQPRVNVLKINLALDGKEISD
- the kdpB gene encoding potassium-transporting ATPase subunit KdpB encodes the protein MSKKTPKMTDSLDLGSVIGQSIKRLSPKDLARNPVMMVVGVGTLITFLLGATHLAQGAPAGLDFAICAILLFTVLFANGAESVAEARGKAQAGALRATRKDLKARKLDGEQHKEVAATDLRRGDRVLVKPNELIPADGEIVTGAATINESAVTGESAPVLREARTDNSGVSAGTKVLSDEIVVEVTVDPGNSLLDRMIALVEGAKRQKTPNELALSVLLAAMTLVFLIVVVSLVPFGGFVGATPSFSVLVALLVCLIPTTIGGLLPAIGIAGMDRAMRANVIAKSGKAVEVAGSIDTLLLDKTGTITLGDRKATAFETVQGVAPGTLRDAALLTSLADPTPEGKSVVALARDKGSKVEASEGTEFIEFSANTRISGVDLPDGRILRKGATDAIRKFVIANGGNYPQETDRLVDRVAKNGATPLVVAEGNRVLGVIALSDVIKSGIKERFAKLREMGVKTVMITGDNPVTAAAIAAEAGVDDFIAEATPEQKLDIIRKEQAEGRMVAMMGDGTNDAPALAQADLGLAMNSGTQAAREAGNMVDLDSDPGKLLQVVEIGKQLLITRGSLTTFSLANDVAKYFAILPALFVTSLPALDALNILNLSNPMSAVLAATIFNALIIPALIPFALKGVQFKPASATQLLRRNLLIFGLGGLLLPFVAIKALDVMLTVVI